The genome window GGTGATACAGGTTCTTCAAGGCATCTGGGTGCAGATCTTCCAGATTGTTGTCACTCACGTCCAGATGCTCAAGATGTTTTAGCTTCTGAAGCAAATTTACCGGGATCTCGGATAAGCGATTCCCGGACAAGTCCAACCAGATCAGGTTGTTGTTATCATCAAACCACTCGGCGTCCGCTTGTTCGATGCGGTTGTTTTTGAGGACCAGGTTGCGGAGTGACTTCTGGCTGAAGATTCCTGGAGGAAGGCGTACAATCTGATTCCCTGTGAGATCCAATGAGTTCAGCCGGGAAGCGTTCCGCAGGAGATCCGAAGGAAGCTTTTCCAGTTTGTTGGCATACAGCTGAAGCCTGTTCAGAAAAGGCAAGGCATTTAAATGACTGGCTTCTATAGAAGAGATCTGAGTGGACCAGATGGCCAACACAGTGGTGTTGGGTGGTAAACCATCTACGGGGAACGATGTCATGGTTGCGATGTCAGCGCACTCCACCTCAGCAACGGAGCAGGAGCATTGACTTGGGCAAGTGTGGACACCGCAGTTAGTCAgcgcaaacaaaaacagcagcagcctCAAGATCATCTTCAACCACTgcacagtgtaaaaaaaaaaaaaaaaagcatacacaAGGAATACTGAATCTTTCGTCTTTATGAATTATGATGAAGTTTTTCAATCTTACCTGAAAGTAACTCGAGAGCGGTCGGTTAACGCCGAATGAGCTGCTGTGATATACAGGTGAACGAGGACGGTCAGTTGGGACAAAATGTTGCAAGAGGCAAACAGAACCGAGCAAACAATCCAGCTCACCAACTGCTGACTTTTGCGTCACAAACACTTCAGAGCTTTGACTTTTACCCCTTTTGGACTGTACAACATTCACTTGACTTTACAGCTCAACTAAAGTGAAGCCAATAATGGCCCTTAGACCAGCTCCTCCTAAAGGCCGATTTGCTGCTTCTGCTGTCAGTTAAATTGAGGAGCACCAAGCATTAGCTGGCTTTATTTTTAGCAATGACCAAATTTGGTGGAGGACTTGGCTTACAGAAGAACTTTGGAGGCTTTAAAACCAGTTGTTGGGGTACGGCTAAAGAGCTTTCCTCGAGAACGGCAGCGCTTGATCCAATACTTACTGGCTGTCACCTGTCTTTGTTCACCAAGTTTGTATCAGAGAAGACTTTATTTTAGCATTACTACCTCATTGTCTTCTACGTCAGGAAGGAGAAGGGGCTGATAAGCGACAACAACATTTCAGgacacagaaataaaaacaaccacatgctAATGTTATCTTACCATGTTGCTGCAGCATTTCCGTTCCGTTTCCACTTTGCTTCAGCGGCTTGCTTTCTTGCTGCACTCATTCTTATCTcgaataaaatgtatttccttACTATCAGCCATGTCAAGTAAATAAAGGAGACCGTTGTTCTCCGCCGTTGTTACTGTTTGTTAACTTAGCTTGTTAGTTGTCTCTTTCTGAACGGTGCATTCAATGCAGTGGGCTTTGCCGGTTAACCCATCAGATCCAACAGGTGCATCAATATTGACACATTTACCTGGTACCAGTTAAACAATTGTTACCGATATGCTGAACAATATGCGTGATGTAAACCACGACTGTTGTAAACATTTgacaaaacaaagcaagaaaGATCAAACATGAACACCCGATCTGTACTTTATATTGAATACAGAGCAGTGTTTCAACTGCGAAAGTGTGCATAATccttaaaataatcattttgaaGCAATTTAATAAGTGTGTTTGTCTGTCATAGCTAATGTTCCCGTGGGCTCTCTCAATCCTTTCTCTGCTGTGAGAGGCAGAGAGCAGCTTGATATACCACGCTAGCATTAGCTATATCATTCAGTCGGTATGTAAACTGTGACTTGATGAGAAAAgacaagttttttattttaaatccttTACTCAAATCTTTAGTTCAGTCTCTGTGAGTGACATCACCGAGCGACTCTTCAAAGACTGAGGACCAGAACAAGTGATGGTCTCCGGGAGGAAGGCCTTGTTCTGGTTCTTCTGGAGCCACCCAAATAGGTACTCCATTTTCCCGTCGCACACCCACGGGTTGGCGGTCAGGTCCAGCCCTTCGTCCTCCAGAGCATTCAGATGGTCGAGCAGTCCTGAGGGGACACTGTTAAGCTGGTTGTCGTCCAGACTGAGATGTTTGAGCTGAGTGAGCTCCTGAAAAATGTTCTGGGGAATTTGGCTGAGCCTGTTCTTAGAGAGGAACAAGTAGGTGAGGTTCCTGGTGCTACTGAGTAAAGAAGGATCCAGACTGTCCAGTTTGTTGTAACGCAGATTCAGGCGATCGAGCTTGGTGAGCGGATCCAAAGACTTCGCCAAGATCTTCTCCAGATGATTGTTGGAGAGGTCGAGGTTCTCCAGGTGCGGCATCTTGTGGAGAAAATCCACAGGGACGTTTGTCAAACGATTCCCAGAGAAGTCCAACCAGGTCAGGTTGGAGTTATCGGGAAGCCACGTGGCATCCACTTTCTCAATCAGGTTGTTCTTGAGGACCAAGATTTGAAGCGGGGCGTGGCTGAAGACATCCAGAGGCAAGTGGCTCAGCTGGTTGCCCGTGAGGTCCAAAGTGGTGAGGTGAGGGACACCCCTGAGGAGGTGCGAGGAGAGGTTCTTTAGATGGTTGCTGAACAGGTGGAGCTCTTTCAGCTGGGGCACTGCATTGAGATCCTGCTCGGAGATGGACGTGATGTTGGTGAATTGGATGGTGAGGGTGCTGGTGTTCTTGGGGAGACCTTCGGAGGGGAATGCTGTCAGGGGAACCTCATTGCAGACCACCTCTGCTCTCCTTGGGTAGCATTGGCAAAGCGCTGGGCATGCTGAAGTAACACAGCCAAAATAGGCCAAGAAGAAGACAACTGCACCACACACCTTCATTActaggagaagaagaagaaatacttAAAAACTCTTACGCCTTCAAAAGCACTGTATCCAAAACTTTATACTGCATTTTACATAAgactctcacagcacaccaccaaacaaaaatgttacaaagagtatacagtacatactgaaataatgatgatcttgccTGAATTTATGGACAAATTAACagtataaaatatgtgcccgcagtgttgaacacaaagctctTACAGTAAACTCATTTATCATGGGGAAAGATTGCAGACCCACCAGCGATCGGTGAAAATCTGTgaccacatgaaaaaaaaattttgtataGCTGTACccttcccacatgctttaaacatttaaacttattaaatcacacacttttaaaacacacttttaaaagtattccttagcacttGTTCTTCTCTTgcttgcacagttctccaaaaaaGAGCAAACGCCTActtgtttatttgtcacatcCACTTtaggtttactgtaaaactgacacataaaaattctgaattgcctgtacagtgcaaaaacaccaaaacaacGATCGTTTAATAATCTGCGATTCGTGAACCGCGAAATAGCGGGGTTCACTATATTCTGTTGGCAACAGTTGGATACGCAGGTTAAATATACcttttgccatctagtggaagggCATTTAATTATTTTCCCTTTCACTACACTAAACTGGCATAGACACTggagatgaacaaagataactTATGTCTAGTAAAGAAATAATTTCAGACCAATTacatgaaattggataatttcccatggcactcCTGATCTTTCAGATCTTTCAGGAATCACTGTCCTAATGTACTGATAAAAAAGGCAGTAAAAAGTAGAATACAACTTACTGTTGTGCTGATGCTTGAATGTGGATGAGTGTCAGTCAGGCTGCAGGATGTGCAAAACCACTGAGTCATTCAGGGAGCTCATTCCCAATATAATCATTACTTATTATGCAAACAAGTCCCACACTCTGCACAGTCAAGGACGGACAGTTGCAGCTGACCACGTGACTTGGACAAAAAGAACAAGACAGGAACATCgctaattacatttgataatATGGTACGTGAAGATTAATGCAGTGCAGTAAGGTGCGCTGGTGGTTAGTaattctgcctcacagttgaatggttctgggtttgaatctcggttcAAGCCCTttgttgtgtggagtttgcatgttctctgaaATTCTTCCAATAACATGCTTTTTTCACTTGATGCCATGCAAAAACACTAATGCAATACTGTTCTTCTGTAGACTTTAATGTGATGgtgttttttgtgtatgttttattgGACGGTTGGTTGCATATCTTATAATGTACTGACAATTATCAAACTTTTTCTAATTTACATTGGTTAACTTCTAAGGATGTTATGCAATCAAATGCATACCTCATCTCATTATGCCTTTGTTATTCGTAATTAAATACGCTTAGTTTTTAACTTATCAAAAGTGCttagtgtatttttttcttcttctccacaCTTGTGTGGcagttaaaatatgacttaacTGCAGTTTTATGCTGAGCATTCCATGATTTTCTTTGGGgaaattagttttgaaatcattaTAAGTTCCACTTTAATTCTACTActgagcgtgcgtgcgtgcatgtgtgcgtatTGCCCACTGCCAGGTCAGGCCAGACGTTTGGTGGTCATTTAACCAGAACCTCGAGTCATTCACACACTGATCTAGAATGTATTCGATGTGCAGTGTGAAGTACAATTTTTAGCAGATGGGCAAAATGATGAGCTATTACATTATGTATGATGAGTGCCAGTTGGCTTTAGGCGCTTCTGAAAGATTAATGTAGGCCCACTCATTGCACCAGAACCTCAGAGGGAGATGAAACTATTCTGGTCGAACGGTGCCCGAAAAAAATGTGTTAGGTACAGAACTTGTGAAAAGATCGACTTTGTACAGATTCTTTATctcattttttgtttccttttattGTAAGAAAGTCTCCAGTGATGAcatgttaatattttttcataaatttttttATGACTATCAAATGGAAAGCATGGTGGTCAACTCCACTTTTCTTCATGTACTCCAGCTTcgtcccacctcccaaaaacatgcacgttaattgaagacacaaTTGGccgtcagtgtgaatggttggttgttttttttatgtgccctgcaattgatgGCAACCAGTCTTGGGTGTACCTTGCCtttctcgcccaaagtctgcAGGGATAGACCCCGGCTCACCCGCCACCCGAATGAGGAAAAgggttatagaaaatggatggatgtgtaattTTATTTGACCGTTGAATAAAAGAAGATTGTTTGCGTTTCCATTCAATAAGACAACTGTCCAATGTGTCAAAACTAATCTTGTGACCCAAAGACAACGTGCAATTTTGTTCTGTAAACTATTTCCAGGCAGGCCTGTGCTGATGTGTAATATTatatgctataaaaaaaaaaaagaaaaaaaaaaacagaaaaataatccACGTGCTAAACCCTCTAAGATATGCCAcacaaaactcaactttatatatacacaatgcTCACACACCTTGCACTTCAAACACAATTGTGAAAGTCCATTTTTTTGGTTCCTAATTTCAATTTGACAACTTGGTATAATGAAAAAGATTGCACTATTGTTCCTGTTATTAAAAAAGTTCTGAGTTAAAGTTTTCCGCTTTCCTGAAAAGTATCACATGTTGGCACACTGCTGTCAATCAGCCGCAAGGAAGATTCCCTTTGCTGAGCCAGGGTTAACTGTAGAgagaaacagaaagaaaaatacatttaaaaaaacagaaacacacatagacacacacatgctgcaGCTGTTATAAATGGCACGCCCACGCAATAGCCACACAAGAAGCTAAAATACCCATGAAATGCTGTTCAAATAAACTAAATGATCAGGAAGGTCTGTTTGTCGGTGTGTTTACAAAATGCTGTCAGTAATTCCTCCACTGGAATAGCCTCCACTGGAATACATGACTTCCCTTAATTAATGAGTCCTCCACTTGGACAAATAGAACACCTCCGTATTTCCCTcgaggaaaaagaacaaaaaaaagtgctaccACTAGGAgctctgattgattttattATGACATTATTCAGTAGATGTCTTCACCACAACACACAGCGGACAAGGGTTATAAATTAGAGcagggattctcaaagtgtgtcgGACTCCCTTTAGTGAaacatgaaagaatcactgactTAAATGCCATGAACATTTCCAGCATTTAAAACTAAACCACAAACATATTAAAATGGAGCATGTAGCGATGCATACAGCCacttttaagcttttttttttttttttttttttttttaactttttaaagtacagtaaatTTTTTAAGGACAGTACTCTGTGAAGTCATTCCAGCCGTCCACCGGGACCGTGGGCAGTGAGTCAACAGTGTAAAACTTCACGCTCAGTTTGCGGCTTCCTGCTATCCATTACACGCAGTTGACTTTCTGTCCCTGTTGCTCCTGGCAAGTTCGCAGATCAATTTCAACTCCCTTATTCCCGCATTTACCCCTTAAACACAGGACAGCAAGCTGTGGAAAAGGCCAGTGTGGAAGGGGCAAGTGGAACTTTTCTCACTTCACTGCAACTGTTAGAAAACGCACAAGAACGTGCTTCTCGTCGAGATGCAACCACGCATGCAGAGGCCAAGTTACCCTCCTTCCCCCCTTTGTCACTTCTTTCAGAAGAACATATCATCATCACTGTCGGTGTCGTCCAACGACCACCTCCAGTCTTTCAGGCCAAAATCAAGCAACCTGAAAAGTAAGTAGGAGATTCAACTGAAGGCCATTAGCCAGGGGCAATAGTAAGTCAGGGGGCAGTACAGAGCTGTGAGTGGAAGGATTAGGGGGTTAATTGGCGTAACTGCGTGTGAGCCGGCGGGGTGCGCATGGTAGCTCAGCTACTTACAGTCTCCCAAGCATGGGAGACGTTAGAATGGTGGGGTGAAGAGGTCAGTGGAGGATGATGCGTAGCATGGGGCCGCTGCTGAGGGGCGAGAGCTAGTTAGCGTGCGGCTAACAGtcgaaataaaaacacagacaGCCGACAGACTCCGTAGCTAAAAAGTACAATGTAACATTTGGTCCCTTTCAGGTGCGTATTTCTAAGCACATGATCATTattaatacagtgaacccctgtctatttgcaatttttttatgaAGAACCAAAGTATTTGCTTAAAAACTAACCAATTTGCACCAACAGTACGagtatgtgtgtatttttatgctCTTTCTGTAAAGCTCTAAGATGCTACCCAAACTCCCTGCTCCTTCTAAACTATATATTTAGAAAATTCTAAAGGGAGACCGTCCATTACTTGCAAATGTTTGCTATTTGCACTGCCAACAACAAATCgtgagggttcactgtaataataaaaaataattacataataTTAAATAGCAAAGTAATggtattaatacaaataaacataCGTATACAggaggtcctcggtttacgatcgGCTTCCGTTCCTACGGCGGAGACATAACCGGAATTTGAACGCTAACCGACATTAACGCAGTAGTAAGACATAAGTTACGTCACAGTGACTATAAATATTTCtatgaaaaacacttaaagGCCAcgaatataaaacaaaacattaagtTAAATTGCTCCATGATGATGGATTCTCATGGCACTGCACAAACTCTAGTTCGTTGTTCGCCGTTAGTAACCTCAAAAGGCAGTACagtcgtaaaccgaggagccCCTGTAGTGTGataataaacataaatgaaGACAATTGGGATCAGAATAGTGTCGGCATCCTCACCTGGCCTTCCCGGACGGCTGCTGCTGTCTGTTGGACGACACTCTCATGGCCCCACGGTGCGGTGAAATCTGCGGTGAACCCTTGGGTGACGGGCGCGGCGAAACGCGGGGGGAGGATCGCGCCGGTGTCTCGGGTAGGTGGGCCGGGGCGGCGGGCTGCGGGTGCTTCCTGGGGACACGCTTGAGGAGGTGGCTGACCCATCGCTGCTGCTCCTCCCGGCTGCC of Phyllopteryx taeniolatus isolate TA_2022b chromosome 18, UOR_Ptae_1.2, whole genome shotgun sequence contains these proteins:
- the LOC133468007 gene encoding phospholipase A2 inhibitor beta-like; protein product: MILRLLLFLFALTNCGVHTCPSQCSCSVAEVECADIATMTSFPVDGLPPNTTVLAIWSTQISSIEASHLNALPFLNRLQLYANKLEKLPSDLLRNASRLNSLDLTGNQIVRLPPGIFSQKSLRNLVLKNNRIEQADAEWFDDNNNLIWLDLSGNRLSEIPVNLLQKLKHLEHLDVSDNNLEDLHPDALKNLYHLDILNLAGNKLSTLTPTAFSHNPKLSRLFLQENHLRELPPSLLSGLQHLQMLLLNQNQLQHLPTGLLDGRHSSFQLILTANPWVCDGKMEYLWRWLNEHSQNVFYLEEVTCAGPEALKNRQVASLTESELGLVR
- the LOC133468006 gene encoding leucine-rich alpha-2-glycoprotein-like — protein: MKVCGAVVFFLAYFGCVTSACPALCQCYPRRAEVVCNEVPLTAFPSEGLPKNTSTLTIQFTNITSISEQDLNAVPQLKELHLFSNHLKNLSSHLLRGVPHLTTLDLTGNQLSHLPLDVFSHAPLQILVLKNNLIEKVDATWLPDNSNLTWLDFSGNRLTNVPVDFLHKMPHLENLDLSNNHLEKILAKSLDPLTKLDRLNLRYNKLDSLDPSLLSSTRNLTYLFLSKNRLSQIPQNIFQELTQLKHLSLDDNQLNSVPSGLLDHLNALEDEGLDLTANPWVCDGKMEYLFGWLQKNQNKAFLPETITCSGPQSLKSRSVMSLTETELKI